AATATCTGTTTTACATAATACACAAACATCATTCTGAAAAATAACACCTAATCTATCCAATCTTTTTTTTGCATTAACCCTGCCAAACAAGACAAACCAAGCAAATAACTCAATTCTTAGTGGAATGACTCAATGACACCTCTCCAAATAGAACTAATAGAACTATAGCTTGTTATATCCCCTAGAAGTGTTTATGCCTGTAAAATCTACACAAAAGAATTAGTAGTAtaaacgtttttttttttttaatcaaattttcaTATAACTCGATTCTCTCTCTCTTAACTGATTGTAAGACCCCATAAAATTAGTTAACTAGTTCTAGCTCCTATTGGAACAGCTCcttcctccattagaaattccATATCCAAGGTGAAGGAGAATATTTAAAAGCCTGATTTCCTTTTTCCCACATGTCCTGGCTGTTCTCCTTTTCAGCTTGAATGTATAAAGTTTCCTGTAATACATGCTAATGATTTTTGTTACTATCATTGAAGTCGTGCCACTTGTTAGGTTCAAAATATTGCATGAAGCTACAAATATATTACGGAAAACTAGCATATTTCGATTGTATACTAAAAGCAGCAATTATGCCTTTCAGTTTGTGCCATTGCAAAATTTGCTTGACACATATGGTGAAGACATTAGTCTGCACTCTGCACTCACATATGCATTTTTCACACTCACTCTTATTTAAATGTTCTTTTAAAAAGAAAAGCATCAGCTATATTGATTTATGGTTACTCTCCATCCTATTTTGCAGCCCAACCACCAGGTGATCCGCGACTGAGTTAACCACCCTGCAGTTCCTCCTAATCTCACCAGGCTGGCCGGACTGCAAGTCACCCATCTTCAGCATCCCTTCGACAAAATCTCTAAAGAACTCATCTTGACCCTTGCTATACAATTTCACAAACTTTTTCGTCAGGGGGAAAGTGAAGAGTGTTTCATCAGAGTTGAGGAACCCCCTCCCAGCAACCAAATCCTTGAAATATTGATTATCAAACAACCTTGGTGTTGAATCAAGTTCCACAGTCGTGTTCTGATCGACATCAAGGGGGCATCGCTTGTATAGTTCTTCCCTGAATATGGGGTTGATAGCAGGATCAGGCTTTCCAGTTCCAGATTGATTGTAGAGCCGAAACATGATTGAAAAACATCGACCTTCGCCGATGGAGTGTGATCCTGAGAGTGCCACAAGGTCCTTGATAGAGAGGTTGAATCTGTGAAAAAGGTCAATGAGAGTGGTTGCGTTGGCTCTTGGGCTTGGCATGATGTTGTCTGCATCTTCTTGACTTGCAGTCAGGCTGTCCAATCTTCCCAACCTCACCTCCCAGTCGGGTCCTCCGGTCTGCAACAGatgtaagaaaataaataaaatgagaaaaagaacAAAACCTAACAATGATATATGATCTCAATTCTTAACAATGAATCTAATAATGTCTTCATTCAATAGTATTTCGTAGCTTACAAAATTTAGTACAATCATCATTCAATATATTTACATAGAATTGAACCAAAAGGCTATCCAGCTACTGAGCTACCTTTCTATAAATACCATGAGCCTATAATGAAATAACAAAGAAATCTATCTAACTTTATATTATTTAACGAAATATTCTTTGATTCATTTAATAAATCTAAACGTAAATATAGCTTATTTTCTCAGTTATGTTTTATACATGAACTTAGTTAGATGAAGCTTTTGTTCTGTAATTTGACAATGAAGGTTACTCTTACAATAAATAAAGCGTACCTCAAGTCCTGAAATGAGTGTCACTTGTCTAAATAACTAAATagggtaaagtactaaattggtcCTTAAGTTTGAAtttaattctattttgattcataaagtttaaagtgttctatttgaatccaaaaaatGTCATTTAGCTTCAATGTAGTCCTACTGCGAAGTCAATGTTAAATGATTAACCTCACTACTTCACTAGACCTTAATGTTCTTTCCTGAATAAAAGGTACAAACTCGAGAGACACAGGATCAGCAACGGATGCATCACCACGAGCCATTGGCCTTGGTTCAAGCACATAGAGAACACTGTCGAGAACTCGCTTTCTGTGGGAAAGTTTGCTGGTGGCGACGAGAACAAAGCCATCCTCATCTCTACCGCAAGAAACTTCCCTCAACAACCGAAAAGTTGGTTATATAAGTTTTTCATATCTGAAAACTGAatttcgttaattatttaacattAACTTTACGGCATGACTacattaaaactaaataaaaaatttttgaattcaaataagACACTTTAAACTTtagaaacaaaaacagaaaTTAGGCCCAAATAGTACTTTACCCTAACTAAATATTATCTTCGTCGTATTCTAAAGTGGGACAATTACTTTTCCCTTATTTTGGCGTATTATGAACAATTTTACATTCATGACATGCAATAATGGATAAAAAGTcaaaactattaaaaataatttattccgTATATTGATGCGTGCACATAGCCAAAGAAGGAAAGAGAAGACCTAAACAACTTCATACAGGAAAAGTCACTTAAGTGTTAAAGAAAAGGATTTTCCAACCTCAATAATACTATTGGAAtagtatttaaaaataaatattatgtaTACAACAAATACTCTTACATAAAATACaattgttattaattaattatgtattcaaatgattttttaaacaaacaaaaagaaTACGTGTAAGTTGTTAAAAAATTACTGGTGCGACAATAATATCCAATACAAAGAGTGTATGACTGTATTTGTCGTGGTCAATATAATTTTCAGTATGAAAATGCAAAACCAGAAAAGCACTGACCTAAGATAAACAAGAATACAAAAactgttaattttttaaacagaACATAACCATATTCAGGTGATGTAGCATTCTTAATTTCTTATCAATATGATCCAAGTCAAATCAATATTCTAATTGTATAAGCTTTGCAAGCTTCCTTGTCAGAAGAAATCATAGTTGCCATATAGGAGGAAGAATAGCTCCTCTACTTGACTATATTAGAAACTTTCCAttggtgtgtgtgtgtgtgtaagCTTTGCAATGGAAAAGGAAAAACTtgaaagatagagatgaatacTAACCAGTGCTACAGCATCTCTTGATGCCATGATTATGATATCAGCACAAGAAACAACACCAGGACATGCCTTCTCAAGAGCCTCCTTGATTTCATCAACAACTTCATAGGATCTAAGCGAATTAATATTTGACAGGGACAGTTTCTCCCCTAGCATGGTTGGTGTATCATCAAGCAACATGGAGCCATCACACCCCTTCACAATTTCAATTCCTCAAATCagaaaatgcaaataaataaatatcaatCTGGGGTATTTAATCAACACTATTTTTGAATTTAGATATTAGTTGTAACACACATTGACAAAGCAATCATGGAACTGGAAGCGCATAACAGAGGCAACACTTCTCGGCTCCCTCATGAGGGCCCTCTTCATGACATCTCGGACTATAAATTCAGCTTCTGGACATGTCTCTGAGTAATATCCTGGTCGAAGATTCAATGAGGACACCAAGGCTATGTGCACAAGTATTATGAGAAACACAAGCATGGTCATCAGTTGGCTTGTAGGCATGTCAAAAATGCTGAAGATGAAGCCCTTTTGAACTGTATTTCAAGTAGAGATCATAGTAGGTCAGTTTATTTGGGTATAGTAACTTTCACTTGaaatgtataaataaaaaaaatgaaaaagaaaataacaacaaaCAACAACTATGCAGagtaaaattctaaaattaaaaattttacaacCAGAATAGAGGATACAATCACATCAGAATGGGAATGTCAATGAACCCGACCAGAACTTAAAGTTAGAATTGTGCAACTCATTTGAACATGACACCTCAGCTTGATGAAGTGCAAAGGGTAGACTCGGTAGAGTAGTCTAAGAGAATTTTAGTAGGAAAGTGACAACCATGTAAGGCCAATCAAGTTCAGGAaagagacaaaaataaaaataaaatttgaatgatGACCGGATCTTATTGACTTTGTCCCTACCCAACTTTCAAACAAAATTACTCATACAATCAAGGAGCTGAGTGGGCCAAAGCATATAGTGATGTCTTAATTTGAGGAAACCAGAATATTTCTTTATATACACATAAGATCAGTATTCATTCTTGCAATCTTGATTTGTTATCTTGTACAGCTCAGTAGCTAATAGTGTATCCAGAAGCAGAGTTCATCAAACAGACCTATTTACTTAACTCAGCAACACTACAAGCTTAACAAGTAACAAGCAGAGAACTGaataataaggaaaaaaaatgcAGAGAACAAAAGTTTCATCATCCATCTGATGAAGCATGATTGGGAGGTTTAAAAACTCATCAGACCAGTGTAAAAAGCAAGAACAACAGATATGCTGATATAGTGATATATGAGCAATTCGCAATTCCCTTTCATATGTCAAGTTTACCAAACATTCGCATAACCACCCTATGAAGGACAATCTCAAAGGCTCTACAAgtcttttttttccttcaaaAAAATTAAGGACTTTTAAAGGTTAGAGAAAACAATCTGTTTgctttattttgaatttaaagggttaaacaattttttaggagagaaaaaaaaagcttCCCAAAACAAGTAGACATCAATAGTGAATAGTGAGGGAAGCAATATTGCCATTTGCCACTCTCATGTTTGATATTGCCTTCCTTTCCAAATCATCCTTCAAAAGTTAAAGACCGTAAAGACAATTACAAAAAGGCATGTATTCTTGAACTAAAAATTAGATGAATTACGAAAAGTCTTCCCTGTTTTCaatcacaatatatatataatcgtatatgaaaaaaaaatcattctcCTTCATTTTTACACCACACTAAGTTCATCCTCAATAATATTCACTTTGATGTCAAAGTAACACTTGTATATAAACAAAAGCAGAAATAATatctactattttatatttctttatttttgagtcacaaattaaaataataaaaaaattaccctgtccttcctctcttgaaaaaaaaaaccgtgGTTATCTTCGTTGCAAGTTGATAATTGACGattgttaaataatataatttgacattgttgactaaattattattgattatcaGCTATCACTTCAAGTAtgattcttgaaaaaaaaaaaaaaagcactcCCTCCAAAACAGAGTGTGATCTTGGAGAAGAACTGAAGCCAAAGGATCAGAAAGGTTTATTCGATACACAAGTTTCAATAACAAACAACTAAAAAGCTACTGTTCCACTGCTATGAAAACGGTAAAGCAGAGAGACGCTGCAACAGCATAGCATGAATTGAAAAATGTTGCCAAAGAACTGGCGCAGATTTAAGGCGCgttaaaaattaaaagcaaCAAAAAAACGAGAACGATTCaataatcaaaagaaaaataaagcaGAAAATTATACCTAGAGTGCTATTGAGGCGAAGGCTTAACCAAATTCTGATTCAACGAAGGAGCACCACCTTGTGAAGGAGAAAGGGCGTGTCTAACGGAGTTTCGATGTTTCGAAATTTCAGTCAAAAAGAAGCACTaagattcttttttttttttaatcttttcttgtatataataaaaatagtgaAGACCAATGCAAAGCGAGTTAGCTTGGTAAAGTGGCGATGATGGTGGTGCTGTGTGTTAAAATTGGAACCATGTGGCGCCGAGTTAATGGTTCTGTTTTTCTGCAACTTTTCGCACTGGTGTCAGCAACTTGCAGAGGAAGGTGGCTacgtttttttgtttttcagtCTAAGCGAATGTTAAAGACTTAAAGTTactcaaatttttataaatttacttttcaatatacaatatattttatattttatattttatattatatttctataaataaatttagttataa
This sequence is a window from Arachis stenosperma cultivar V10309 chromosome 10, arast.V10309.gnm1.PFL2, whole genome shotgun sequence. Protein-coding genes within it:
- the LOC130954569 gene encoding peroxidase 17, whose amino-acid sequence is MPTSQLMTMLVFLIILVHIALVSSLNLRPGYYSETCPEAEFIVRDVMKRALMREPRSVASVMRFQFHDCFVNGCDGSMLLDDTPTMLGEKLSLSNINSLRSYEVVDEIKEALEKACPGVVSCADIIIMASRDAVALTGGPDWEVRLGRLDSLTASQEDADNIMPSPRANATTLIDLFHRFNLSIKDLVALSGSHSIGEGRCFSIMFRLYNQSGTGKPDPAINPIFREELYKRCPLDVDQNTTVELDSTPRLFDNQYFKDLVAGRGFLNSDETLFTFPLTKKFVKLYSKGQDEFFRDFVEGMLKMGDLQSGQPGEIRRNCRVVNSVADHLVVGLQNRMESNHKSI